Part of the Paenibacillus terrae HPL-003 genome is shown below.
GTGTGCAGTATGCCATTATGGACCATGGAAACATCGTATTAACGGATAGCGTGGGTGTAAAGAATAAAGCAACCAACGAGCCGATCACCAAAGATACCATGTTCGGTATAGGCTCTATCAGCAAAATGTACGTGTCTGCTGCAACGATGATGCTGGTGGATGCCCATAAAGTCGATATTGATCAGCCGCTAACAACATACATTCAGGACTTTACAATGGCCGATGAAAGGTACAAAAAAATTACACCGCGTATGCTGTTAAATCATTCGTCAGGCCTTTACGGTGCCCACTTAAAAAATAGTATGTTATTTAATGACAATGATACAGAAAATCATGATGAGCTCTTGCTAAGGTTGCAATCAGAAACTTTAAAATCAAACCCTGGCGAATATTCCGTATATACCAATGATGGATTTCAATTGCTTGAAATATTGGTTGAGCGGGTGAGCGGTCTAAGTTACACTGACTTTCTGGCAAAGCATATTAATACCCCTTTGGGTTTGAAATCTACCAAAACACCTCTCGGCCAATTTGATAGACAAAAGCTGTCCAAAACTTATTTTCCTGGGATTGAGGGGGCCTTACCGGTTGAAAATGCCAATATCATCGGGACAGGAGGCTTATACTCCACCGCAGAAGAGGTGGCTATGTTTTCAGAAGTATTAACGGGGAACAAACCCGATATTTTATCTGCACAATCGGCAAAGTCCATGCAAAGTCATGAATATCGAAAAGGAATATGGGTACCTGAAGAGACAAACAGCTTTAATTATGGGCTTGGTTGGGATGCGGTTCAGTTGGCACCGTTTAGTGATTACGGAATAACTGCGCTATCCAAGGGGGGGGATACTGTTTTGTATCACTCTACTTTGATCACCATACCAGAGCATCATATCTCTATGGCTGTGCTTTCATCTGGAGGGTCTTCCATCTTAGATAGTATTTTTGCTTCTAACGTTTTATTGGAAGTTTTAAAAGATAAGGGCATCATTAAAGACATCCTACCGGATAAAACATTTGAGCCTCCTGTAAAAGCAGACATGACGTCTGATTTACTTTCTTATTCTGGACTATACGGTTCTGTGGGTACAACCATCAATGTAGAGATTAAGAACGGAGAGTTTGAGTTACCTGCTCTGGAGGGATTCGTCCCGGCGCAAAAATATGTGTATACAGGCGATGGACAATTCAAAAGCAGTGATGGCAGTGCAATCGTAAGTTTTGACAAACAAAAAAACGGGAAAACGTATATTAAGGCTAATATATATTTAAACTTTCCGGGATTAGGCCAAATGGTTATGGTGACTTATGAATATCAAAAGCTTGATGCCAATCCCCTTAATCCTACAGTTAAAAAGGCATGGGAAAACAGAAACGGGAAAAATTATTATGCTTTGGATGAAAAGATATCTTCTATTTTTTATTTGGCCCCATCATTTATAACGAAAAAAATATCCGTTGATCATGATGGATACGCAAGTGGTACTAAAATTGTGGATGAGAATAAAGCAGTTAATGCCGTTGAGATTCCTGTTATGAGTGGAAGAGATGCATTTGATTTGAATTTTACTACCAAGGATGGTTCGGAGTATTTAATCATAGATGGACAATCCTATATCAGTGAAGATGCTGTTAAACCCATCCCGGGCGGGAAATCAGTGTACACCATACCATCGAATGGCCAAGCCACATGGTATAAAATAGATAAAAACGCAGCCCATAAAACGATGACCGTCGATTTTCCAAAAGGTGGAGGGTTTGCTGTCTATGATGAAAAAGGAGAAATTGTAGATTTCTCAACTGCCAGCCACAACAATTCGGTTGTTCTGCCCCAAGGTGGCTTGATCGTTTTGGGTGGCAATGCAGGAGATGTATTTAAAATCCATTTGAATTAAGCGTATAGCCGCTCCTGAAAAAATTCAGGAGCGGCTATTATGATATAAGGTCTTCATTTTGGGTTGTGTGTTTTTAGAAGATACCCGCTTTTTTCGATGTTTCTTTAATCCCGTTGGTTCCGTTAACTACAGTTTTACCCCAATCAAGGGCTTGCTTGAGGAAAGTAAAGTCTTTATTCAGAAGATGAACCTAAATCCGTAATGGATAGCTTAATATCGAAGGTTACTGGGATTTGACTGAATTTATAATCCCAATCATCCTTTACTTTTTTCCACGCTTGAGGTTTTTCAATATATAAGCGTTCGCCAAAACCGGCAACATCGACTTTATATTCCGATTGCAGCTTGTACATAAGAGACTTAATCCTTTTAGTCAATTCTTTTTTAAATACTTTCTCAGCCTCTTTCATGTTCTGTGTTTTAGTTGGGTCCAATTTCTCATCCCAGTCTTCGATGAAGCGTCCTTTGGATTCAATCTTGACATGGAACGATATATCGTTTCCATTGGTCACCTTAGGCGTTATTTTGCTTTTTACCGATTTGATCTCATAAGTTATAGGTTGATTCCGCTCATCATACGCTTTGATGGCTCCCCCCTCAACATCACTTTTAATCCATGCAATACTATCCACATCTTGTTGCCCCAAATTACCGATCCAGTGACCGGTATCTCCCTTAATAATGCCTGCGCCTGAAAATTCGAATTCTCCATCAGCGTCTATAATGTTTTGCAGGATATAGCTCTTCTTGGAATGCATCAACCCATCCAGTTCAGACAAATTGACCCCTCTCATCACCTTGCTGGTTCTAAAATGGTTGCGAAGCATGTACAGAATATGAATGGACGGGACCTCGCCCTTGTATTTTGTAACTAATGTGTCGGCTGCTCGACCTTTACTTAAGAAAACCATACAGCTCGGGCGAATATCATTATCGCGCAGCACAAAATCCATCAATTGCTGCATCGTCTGCTGTTTCGCCAGTTCGGTGGAAACCACCATGATTTTTAGGTGGTGACCAATGATCGGACGGTCCAAACGAAGGGAAAATTGCCGGAATATTTCAAGCAATGAATCGCCGGTGGCGGCCATATTTATATAGTTTGGTCCTTGTCCACCACCGCCTTGTTTAGCTACGCTGCCGAAAGATTTTTTTGGAACAATTTGCACACTGGCAGTCATTTTATTTTTCTTGAAATATCGGCTGCCTTCCTTCTCCAGGGCTTGTTCCAATGGAGTGAGCTCACCCTTATCCAGAGCCACTCCTGTATATATGCTTAATTCCTCCACTTCTTTGCTGCTCCAGCACCCGGTTTGAGTCACCAAAAGAACGAAGGCAAGCAGCAAAGATAGAATATGTCGTCTACACATTTTGCTTCAATCCCTTCTTTCTGATCATAAAAACGATGGAAAGAAGTACCGGAACCAGAAAAAATAAAATGATTCCCATGTATCCGATCGCATCGCCCAGATTAAACACCTCAGTCATACGTATAGGAGTCATCGTGGAGATAAAGATAACCGGGATTAAGCCGAATACAGCATAACGATATTTAAGACCAAACACCTGTGAGATACCTAAAGATGCATTGAAGAAAAAACTGCAGAAGTTGCAAAACATTTGCATCATCCAGATCACCAGCAGCGGAAACTCCAGACGTTCAAAAAGAAAGCCAGGAAGTTCAAAGGTGCGTATTAAATTAATGGTGGGCCAAGTGCTTGTCACAGTTGAGTCCACAGATAACCCGCCGACCACCATAAATACGGTCAAAAAGTACAGTATCCAAGGAATACTGATCCCTGCGACCATGGCCTTGACGGCTTTTTCAGGGTGCTGCAAAAAAGCGACCAGTGTCATGATTACTTCACATCCAGTGAAAACAAGGACAGTAGATTTTAGTCCCTTGATTACAGGAAGAATCCCGTTACTCAATACGGGACGAAGATGGTCAATTTCAAAGATTCTCAGGCTAAGGACAAAACAGAGAAGCAGAAAGAAAAGACTGATCGGAAGTACAATCTGGTATAGCCGCGCGATAGGATTAATGCCTCCAAAAACCAGATAACATCCCGTCCAGATGAATGGAATGACAATCGCCCAGATCGGTGTCCCTTCGAGCAGATAAAACAACGTCACTTCCGCTAATACACGTATCTCAAAGCCAGCGATGATGAGAAAGTATATAATTAATAACATACTTAAACATCCTCCTGGAATAGTTCCTACGATTCTCCTGGAGTATTGATACACGGTGTTTTCGGGAAACTGTTGGCTTAATTTCACCATCACTAAGACCACTAATATGACAATACATCCGCCGATCAGGACAGAAAGCCATCCATCAGGCGTCTGTACTGTTTTAGTTACACCTCTTGGCAGTGTCAAAATCCCTGCCCCAAGCACCGTATTGGTCAGGAAAACGGCAGCCTGCTTGGTTGTGATCTTATCATCAGAGCGTGTAAACACCATAATTCCTCCATCCTCCGGGTACTATGATTTGCGCTTGCTTTGCTGAGTTTTCATCATAATAGGTCTTCGTTTCATCATCGTCAAAGGAGCTCGAATAAACAGATCCTTCCAGTCGCTTAGACGTATGGGTGTGAAAGGAGTAATATACGGTACCCCAAAGCTCTTCAATTTCGTCATATGGATACAAATTAACAGGAAGAACAAAATGGTGCCGAACATGCCCAGAACTGCTGCAAAGAGCATTCCGACGAAACGCAAAAGGCGCAAGCTGATGCCCGCACTGTATGACGGTATCGAAAACGAAGAAATAGCAGTAACTGAAACCACAATGACCAGGAATGGGCTGACAATGCCGGCATTTACAGCAGCGTCGCCAATGACCAAGCCTCCGACAATGCCCATCGCAGGACCAATGGGTTTAGGCAATCGTATGCCGGCTTCCCTCAGGATTTCGATCGAAATTTCCAGAATCATGACTTCTATGACGGATGGAAAAGGGACGCCTTGACGGGTTTGAATAATGCTGATGACCAGCTTGGTCGGAATCAAACCGGGATGAAACGATATAAAAGAGATATACAAAGCAGGGCCCATCAGTGCTATGAAAGCTCCGAAAAATCGCAGCAAACGTAAAAGTGACCCCGGAATCCAGCGCTCATAATAGTCTTCGGGAGATTGAAGCAGCGTACTGAAAGTCACCGGGACAATAAGTGCAAAGGGAGTCCCGTCGAGCAGAATGGCTATTCTTCCTTCCAGCAACGCATTAATGACACGGTCGGGCCGCTCTGTGTTATGAACCTGCTGGAAAGGACTTAAATAATTGTCTTCAATAAGTTGTTCCACATAACCGGATTCAGCTACAAAATCCATATCTATTTTTGAGATTCTGTGGTTCACTTCTTCAAGAAGATCCGGATTCACAATATCCTTGATGTACGCGATAACCAGATCTTTTTTGATTCTGCTTCCGACTTGGAATTTCTTTATTTCCAAACTTTTATTTAAGCCTTGACGTCGAAGCATCGAAGTGTTTTCACTTAATACTTCCGTAAAGCCGATTCTGGGACCACGAAGCAATGCTTCAGAGGTTGGTTCATTTACGGATCGAACAGAGCCGTTAGGGGACCCGACCAAAAGTGCTTCTGTCATTCCTTCAATGATTAACACGGTATGGCCTAAGAGGATTAACTCGTGCAGATTCTCCATATCAGCAACTTCACTAATTTGCGTAAGTGGCATCAAGCTTTCTTTTATGAAAGATTTGCTTATACGTTCCGGCTGTTCCTGTTGGTCCTCAAACATCAAGACCTGCAACACCTGCTTGTTCATAAGTTCCTCATCCTGCATACCATCTATGAAGATTAACACGGACCGTGCATGAAATTTTTTCACCATAAACTCACGAAAATGCACATCACTATTCTCGCCTATAGCTGCTTGGATCAATTTCAAGTCAGTATCATAATCCCCTGTAATTTTGGAGTCTGGTTCCTGCTGCTGATCAGTATGCGTTTTGTGATCTTTATTGGCAGATGAACGGTCAGGAGGATGCTTGGAAATTGCACCCTTACTGCCTACGAGTGAATAAATTGAGGTGTTTAAATAATAAATCCCTAATGGAAAAATTAATGCGAGGCTGGCCTGAAATAATGTAGTCCAGCTTGGAATATAAGGTACTATTTTGGACCACATGATGATATCCCCCCCCAAACCATTCAATTCATTTCCCCGTAGAGTAAACAGGTTGTCCATAAAGTATTCCTTGTAAAGGAATTATTTACTCATGAAACGGACTGATGACTTGCCGTCTCCACATATTTTTGCGGAAACCTCGTTCTATGCTATTGTGTAAGTTGACATCAATATTAAGACTATGCTAATCTCCAATTAGGAAAACGATTACTCAATACGATTGTTCGAGGGAAATTATGAAAAAAAATCAAATATCAATAAAAGATATTGCCAGATTGAGCGGAGTCTCTGTAGCAACGGTTTCCCGTGTGATTAACGAGAATGGCCGCTTCTCTGAGGAAACTCGACAGAAGGTTAATGAAGTTATCCAAAAGTACCAATATGAGACCAATAGTATCGCCAAAAGCCTGAGAATGAGTAAATCGCAGACGATTGGTGTTTTGGTGCCGGATATTAATAATGAATTTTTTTCGGTTATTGTACAAAAAACGGAGAGCTTCTTATT
Proteins encoded:
- a CDS encoding serine hydrolase domain-containing protein encodes the protein MKKIIAVFISAMLFVLPMTNAFAQGNPELIKEKARNLASELVSKYGASGVQYAIMDHGNIVLTDSVGVKNKATNEPITKDTMFGIGSISKMYVSAATMMLVDAHKVDIDQPLTTYIQDFTMADERYKKITPRMLLNHSSGLYGAHLKNSMLFNDNDTENHDELLLRLQSETLKSNPGEYSVYTNDGFQLLEILVERVSGLSYTDFLAKHINTPLGLKSTKTPLGQFDRQKLSKTYFPGIEGALPVENANIIGTGGLYSTAEEVAMFSEVLTGNKPDILSAQSAKSMQSHEYRKGIWVPEETNSFNYGLGWDAVQLAPFSDYGITALSKGGDTVLYHSTLITIPEHHISMAVLSSGGSSILDSIFASNVLLEVLKDKGIIKDILPDKTFEPPVKADMTSDLLSYSGLYGSVGTTINVEIKNGEFELPALEGFVPAQKYVYTGDGQFKSSDGSAIVSFDKQKNGKTYIKANIYLNFPGLGQMVMVTYEYQKLDANPLNPTVKKAWENRNGKNYYALDEKISSIFYLAPSFITKKISVDHDGYASGTKIVDENKAVNAVEIPVMSGRDAFDLNFTTKDGSEYLIIDGQSYISEDAVKPIPGGKSVYTIPSNGQATWYKIDKNAAHKTMTVDFPKGGGFAVYDEKGEIVDFSTASHNNSVVLPQGGLIVLGGNAGDVFKIHLN
- a CDS encoding Ger(x)C family spore germination protein, which translates into the protein MCRRHILSLLLAFVLLVTQTGCWSSKEVEELSIYTGVALDKGELTPLEQALEKEGSRYFKKNKMTASVQIVPKKSFGSVAKQGGGGQGPNYINMAATGDSLLEIFRQFSLRLDRPIIGHHLKIMVVSTELAKQQTMQQLMDFVLRDNDIRPSCMVFLSKGRAADTLVTKYKGEVPSIHILYMLRNHFRTSKVMRGVNLSELDGLMHSKKSYILQNIIDADGEFEFSGAGIIKGDTGHWIGNLGQQDVDSIAWIKSDVEGGAIKAYDERNQPITYEIKSVKSKITPKVTNGNDISFHVKIESKGRFIEDWDEKLDPTKTQNMKEAEKVFKKELTKRIKSLMYKLQSEYKVDVAGFGERLYIEKPQAWKKVKDDWDYKFSQIPVTFDIKLSITDLGSSSE
- a CDS encoding GerAB/ArcD/ProY family transporter, which encodes MFTRSDDKITTKQAAVFLTNTVLGAGILTLPRGVTKTVQTPDGWLSVLIGGCIVILVVLVMVKLSQQFPENTVYQYSRRIVGTIPGGCLSMLLIIYFLIIAGFEIRVLAEVTLFYLLEGTPIWAIVIPFIWTGCYLVFGGINPIARLYQIVLPISLFFLLLCFVLSLRIFEIDHLRPVLSNGILPVIKGLKSTVLVFTGCEVIMTLVAFLQHPEKAVKAMVAGISIPWILYFLTVFMVVGGLSVDSTVTSTWPTINLIRTFELPGFLFERLEFPLLVIWMMQMFCNFCSFFFNASLGISQVFGLKYRYAVFGLIPVIFISTMTPIRMTEVFNLGDAIGYMGIILFFLVPVLLSIVFMIRKKGLKQNV
- a CDS encoding spore germination protein, with protein sequence MWSKIVPYIPSWTTLFQASLALIFPLGIYYLNTSIYSLVGSKGAISKHPPDRSSANKDHKTHTDQQQEPDSKITGDYDTDLKLIQAAIGENSDVHFREFMVKKFHARSVLIFIDGMQDEELMNKQVLQVLMFEDQQEQPERISKSFIKESLMPLTQISEVADMENLHELILLGHTVLIIEGMTEALLVGSPNGSVRSVNEPTSEALLRGPRIGFTEVLSENTSMLRRQGLNKSLEIKKFQVGSRIKKDLVIAYIKDIVNPDLLEEVNHRISKIDMDFVAESGYVEQLIEDNYLSPFQQVHNTERPDRVINALLEGRIAILLDGTPFALIVPVTFSTLLQSPEDYYERWIPGSLLRLLRFFGAFIALMGPALYISFISFHPGLIPTKLVISIIQTRQGVPFPSVIEVMILEISIEILREAGIRLPKPIGPAMGIVGGLVIGDAAVNAGIVSPFLVIVVSVTAISSFSIPSYSAGISLRLLRFVGMLFAAVLGMFGTILFFLLICIHMTKLKSFGVPYITPFTPIRLSDWKDLFIRAPLTMMKRRPIMMKTQQSKRKS